The Fusarium falciforme chromosome 7, complete sequence genome window below encodes:
- a CDS encoding FMN hydroxy acid dehydrogenase domain-containing protein — translation MANKTDPKSSTVSFTEPDSTSYSSFQRDIYQAFRSPLFSTKPSEWEALARSKVPPANFDYVHGSAGTSATADANVEAFSRYRLRPSCLVNATRRDVGVELFGTKYNSPLLVAPIGVQNIMHSDAEEATARACHNVGIPMILSSAATRTIEQIAEANADGDRWYQLYWPKPQCEEITASLLNRAKNAGYKVLVVTLDTFLLGWRPSDLDTAYLPFIWGEGCQIGLSDPAFNKLFEEIQKNDPRSVGEKLAELWTIIRQPGTFKGAAKVLGNVNVLQKSKAWIDVMNSGTYREWEDLKVLKKLWDGPIVLKGIQTVQDAQKAIEYGMDGIIVSNHGGRQLDGAIASLDALAEIAADEKVKASNLTLLFDSGVRTGSDVLKALALGAKAVCIGRPYVYGLAAGGQKGVEHVLKCLLADMDNSLGNCGKKSIRDLGRDDLQILPLSKL, via the coding sequence atggccaatAAGACTGACCCGAAATCGTCGACTGTATCATTTACGGAACCCGATTCAACCAGCTATTCGTCCTTCCAACGCGACATCTACCAAGCCTTTCGGTCTCCTCTTTTTTCAACGAAACCCTCAGAATGGGAGGCATTGGCTCGGTCTAAGGTCCCTCCGGCTAACTTCGACTATGTCCATGGCTCCGCAGGCACATCGGCCACCGCTGACGCCAATGTTGAAGCCTTTTCTCGTTACCGCCTCCGACCGAGCTGCTTGGTCAATGCCACCAGACGAGATGTTGGCGTGGAGCTGTTTGGCACAAAGTACAACAGCCCGTTGTTAGTTGCTCCAATTGGCGTTCAAAACATCATGCACTCAGACGCCGAAGAGGCCACGGCCAGGGCTTGTCACAATGTCGGAATTCCCATGATCCTGTCGAGCGCTGCGACGCGAACGATAGAGCAGATCGCCGAGGCAAACGCGGACGGGGACCGCTGGTATCAGCTCTACTGGCCCAAGCCGCAATGTGAAGAAATCACCGCGAGTCTTCTGAACCGGGCAAAGAATGCAGGGTACAaagtcctcgtcgtcacttTGGACACGTTCCTCCTTGGATGGAGACCCTCAGATCTCGATACCGCCTACCTGCCCTTTATCTGGGGTGAAGGGTGCCAGATTGGACTCTCAGACCCGGCTTTCAACAAGCTTTTTGAGGAGATACAGAAGAATGACCCGCGGAGCGTTGGTGAGAAGCTGGCCGAGTTGTGGACCATCATTAGACAACCTGGCACCTTCAAAGGTGCTGCAAAGGTACTTGGCAATGTCAATGTCTTGCAAAAGTCCAAAGCCTGGATCGATGTCATGAACTCTGGCACCTACCGAGAATGGGAAGATCTCAAAGTGCTGAAGAAACTCTGGGACGGCCCGATTGTCCTCAAAGGGATACAAACAGTCCAAGACGCACAAAAGGCCATCGAATATGGCATGGATGGCATCATTGTCTCCAACCACGGCGGCCGGCAACTAGACGGAGCGATAGCATCCCTGGACGCCCTCGCCGAGATTGCGGCAGACGAAAAAGTCAAAGCCTCCAACTTGACGCTTTTATTCGACAGCGGTGTTCGAACTGGATCGGATGTGCTCAAGGCACTGGCTCTTGGCGCAAAGGCTGTGTGTATCGGTCGTCCTTATGTGTATGGATTGGCTGCTGGAGGACAGAAGGGCGTGGAGCATGTTCTCAAGTGTTTATTGGCGGATATGGACAACAGTTTGGGAAATTGTGGCAAGAAGAGTATTCGTGATCTGGGCAGAGACGATCTTCAGATTCTGCCACTGTCGAAGCTCTAG
- a CDS encoding FAD-binding-3 domain-containing protein, producing MSVTKPILISGSGLASLLLAQSLRLSKIPFRIFERDESFIFRAQGYRLRLSTEGLDAIESVLDAKTWEHFWEKCGKTGGSGFSAFDAVTGEQTEHVIPEKLASRGGKVVGIARGDMRRIFAEGCEDHIEWSRNVTGYELTDDGVRAIFSDGTKSIEGSMLVGGEGIYSKVAKQVSGGKLKVYDTGARGIHGQAPTTAFKGLGEGVFRLRDGTRSDGAVFIITNVRPGEMDDPNVEFGWTMGGEPGVIRAPNDDYTIVGKQAADIAKSISKDWHPRFKPLFDEMNESEAAFWKITCSTPSGVPEWPNEPRVTVIGDAVHSMTPAGGIGANTAVRDSALLGRLLREAGGYKPGVTAAYEKEMRVYASEAVNESYTGALGAFGIKIDEETSPVV from the coding sequence ATGTCGGTAACAAAGCCTATCCTCATCTCAGGCTCCGGCCTCGCATCTCTCCTTCTCGCCCAATCTCTTCGCCTGTCCAAGATTCCCTTCCGCATCTTTGAGCGCGATGAGTCGTTTATCTTTCGCGCCCAAGGCTACCGGCTCCGTCTCTCTACGGAGGGTCTCGACGCCATCGAGTCAGTCCTTGATGCCAAGACGTGGGAGCACTTTTGGGAAAAGTGCGGCAAGACTGGAGGCAGTGGCTTCTCCGCCTTTGATGCCGTGACTGGTGAGCAGACGGAGCATGTCATACCTGAGAAGCTGGCATCGCGGGGTGGAAAGGTTGTTGGCATTGCGCGAGGAGATATGCGCAGGATTTTTGCTGAGGGCTGTGAAGATCACATCGAGTGGTCCAGGAACGTCACAGGCTATGAGTTGACCGATGATGGTGTCCGGGCCATCTTCTCCGACGGAACCAAGTCAATTGAAGGTTCAATGCTCGTCGGTGGCGAAGGCATCTACTCCAAGGTCGCGAAGCAGGTCTCGGGTGGAAAGCTCAAGGTCTACGACACCGGTGCCAGAGGTATTCACGGCCAGGCACCGACCACTGCATTCAAGGGACTCGGCGAGGGTGTATTCCGACTGCGAGACGGCACACGCTCAGATGGCGctgtcttcatcatcaccaacgtcCGCCCCGGTGAGATGGACGACCCGAATGTTGAGTTCGGTTGGACCATGGGAGGAGAGCCAGGCGTCATTCGAGCTCCTAACGACGACTACACCATAGTGGGCAAGCAGGCAGCAGACATTGCCAAGTCAATTTCCAAAGACTGGCACCCACGCTTCAAGCCACTCTTTGACGAGATGAACGAGTCTGAAGCTGCATTCTGGAAGATCACCTGCTCCACTCCCTCAGGCGTTCCAGAATGGCCCAACGAGCCTCGTGTGACTGTCATTGGCGATGCTGTCCACTCCATGACTCCCGCGGGAGGCATCGGTGCCAATACCGCTGTGCGGGACTCGGCGCTGTTGGGAAGGTTGTTGCGCGAGGCTGGAGGGTACAAACCTGGCGTCACGGCTGCTTATGAGAAGGAGATGAGGGTTTACGCGAGTGAGGCTGTTAATGAGAGTTATACCGGTGCTTTGGGTGCGTTTGGCATCAAGATTGATGAGGAGACTAGCCCTGTTGTATAA
- a CDS encoding Zn(2)-C6 fungal-type domain-containing protein, giving the protein MAQTTFRIMAPATFPLSPAAAPRRARLRAPIACQYCRGRKVRCDLNKRGSRCTNCELDDVHCKVANTRRRRSTVVPSTISGSINTTTVDVSNTQDRTVSPGHIVHSPADDNLAFETVTLLRPTNGDSEARAPPQLQADSSQEDNSLSPDIIEDLPPETPQIGSLAMVPDLDPMPWKLPAFIKPIDPDTSQSALNYLAAEGAFWLPEGKLRQALVDACFEFVAPYMPSLDRSEILGHIDVSVEHAPEEPYQKTIGILLFQAILFAGSAFVDSDMLQCLHFPSHREVRRSFYRRARLLYDFDVDTSSVEVLHALLLMSFWYEDPDDCKAAAYWIGAHVHHAQQFGVQEKALASQPGQGFYKRLWWSAYIRDALVSMGLRLQPRIRSLVPMLTADDFPQRKSKGDSLTRSALDRATLSIRMAELCVCINQTMSEDESPHQPPPRNHTEMLDLRLEAWHRAYCSDSATPCSRELEYDASRGLTVGRLLMIMTYYTVISTLHLPEISQSLVAPAPGSVRGPKTQKSYNKVQTAVYKVSVLADVVLKKGLISYMSTQGITCVLPAASILLLNLKSPSRRLYDQSAAGLRTCMRFLERLGERYSASEAVLGNLKAAVGKSKISLRPENMTPRTDSESPNVEEQEPSLRRRPVQYQTTSNCPWPHYSGDQAPTDDSGDYSVHMPLFTNDMSEHGEDTMLLDFQKEPLFHQMSNFLELESEFFTQLATSMDSTSREEDSASFIHDLELVG; this is encoded by the exons GAGCACCGTGGTTCCCTCCACCATCTCTGGgagcatcaacaccaccacagtCGACGTGTCAAACACCCAAGACCGCACTGTCTCGCCAGGTCATATTGTGCACTCCCCAGCGGACGACAACCTTGCCTTTGAAACAGTCACCCTCTTGAGACCCACGAACGGAGATTCAGAAGCCCGAGCCCCTCCCCAACTGCAAGCCGATAGCAGTCAAGAAGATAATA GCTTGAGTCCAGACATAATAGAAGATCTCCCTCCCGAAACACCACAAATTGGGTCCTTGGCCATGGTCCCAGACCTTGACCCTATGCCCTGGAAGCTTCCTGCATTTATTAAACCAATCGACCCAGATACTTCGCAGTCTGCTCTTAACTATCTTGCGGCTGAGGGGGCCTTCTGGCTTCCAGAAGGAAAATTACGGCAGGCTCTGGTTGACGCTTGCTTTGAGTTTGTGGCCCCTTACATGCCCTCGCTCGATCGATCCGAAATTTTGGGCCACATTGATGTGTCTGTTGAGCACGCTCCAGAAGAGCCATACCAGAAGACGATAGGTATCTTGTTATTCCAAGCCATTTTATTTGCTGGCAGCGCC TTCGTGGACAGCGATATGCTCCAATGCCTACATTTTCCGTCACACCGTGAGGTACGCCGCTCATTCTATCGGAGGGCTCGGCTGCTCTATGACTTTGATGTCGACACTTCCTCTGTCGAGGTTCTCCATGCTTTGTTGCTCATGTCGTTCTGGTACGAGGACCCAGATGACTGCAAGGCCGCCGCGTATTGGATCGGGGCCCATGTGCATCATGCCCAGCAATTTGGCGTCCAAGAAAAGGCTCTTGCCTCGCAGCCAGGCCAAGGATTCTACAAGAGGCTTTGGTGGAGCGCATACATCCGGGACGCCCTCGTCTCAATGGGCTTGAGGCTCCAGCCACGAATACGATCCCTAGTCCCAATGCTGACTGCAGACGACTTCCCACAGCGCAAATCCAAGGGCGACTCTCTAACCCGCAGCGCGCTTGATCGTGCAACACTCTCCATACGAATGGCCGAGTTATGCGTCTGTATCAACCAGACCATGTCAGAAGACGAATCCCCTCACCAGCCGCCCCCCAGGAACCATACAGAGATGCTTGATCTTCGGCTGGAGGCTTGGCATAGGGCTTACTGCAGCGACTCTGCCACCCCATGTTCACGAGAACTGGAATATGATGCCTCTAGGGGTCTCACCGTTGGCAGGTTATTAATGATCATGACTTACTACACGGTGATCTCAACCCTCCATCTTCCCGAAATTTCTCAGAGTCTTGTTGCTCCTGCACCAGGTAGTGTTAGGGGGCCAAAGACTCAAAAGAGCTACAACAAGGTCCAAACAGCCGTATACAAAGTCTCTGTACTGGCGGATGTTGTTTTGAAGAAAGGGTTAATCAGCTATATGTCAACCCAGGG AATCACATGCGTCCTTCCAGCCGCCTCAATCCTTTTGTTAAATCTCAAGTCACCCTCGCGGCGTCTCTATGATCAGAGCGCGGCCGGACTTCGCACCTGTATGCGCTTCCTTGAGCGTCTGGGTGAAAGATACTCTGCCAGCGAGGCAGTCCTGGGCAACCTCAAAGCAGCCGTCGGCAAGTCAAAGATTTCTTTGAGACCGGAGAATATGACGCCAAGAACGGATTCCGAATCGCCCAACGTTGAGGAACAGGAGCCTTCGCTCAGGCGACGACCCGTTCAATATCAAACCACAAGCAACTGTCCCTGGCCGCATTACTCTGGTGACCAAGCCCCGACCGACGACAGTGGAGATTATTCGGTACACATGCCCTTGTTTACCAATGACATGTCAGAGCATGGCGAGGACACCATGCTATTAGATTTCCAAAAGGAGCCTCTGTTCCACCAGATGTCTAACTTTCTCGAGTTGGAGTCTGAATTCTTTACACAGCTGGCGACCTCAATGGATAGCACAAGTAGAGAAGAGGACAGTGCGAGTTTTATTCATGACTTGGAGTTAGTTGGCTAA
- a CDS encoding Cellulase domain-containing protein: MHLSRSLAFFGLCSAPVLAAWPNGPFTTSGRWIKNAAGNTVTLAGANWPGHGEVMVPEGLQYQSIQEVIADLKSIGMNAIRLTFATELVDQIYDNNGEDVDLQTAFEEGLGKENGTIVLKKVLENNPSFTPQTKRLEVYDAIAAECLKQHVYINLDNHISTGKWCCGGTDGNTWWGDTEFDADRWARGNAYMAAHSRSWPAKISQSLRNEPRPPTNNEDLRSKSYNWRDLYKFMRQGADAVHEADPNSLIIISGLNYDTFVTPLFTGAALDPSTQKFSRDDFAGYGEKLVLEIHNYENSIGSCSSLRYNLYTKGFQAMNASDPATKNVFPVMLTEFGHSMEGDNYNKAKTYMSCLSEYLPEAQASWFIWVIVGRYYTRQGIQEFDDSWGIKKPDWSGWRNEQYIKDYLVPQVKGTVAGNKD; the protein is encoded by the exons ATGCATCTTTCAAGGTCTCTGGCCTTCTTTGGCCTCTGCTCGGCCCCTGTGCTGGCTGCCTGGCCAAACGGACCATTCACTACGTCTGGCCGATGGATCAAGAACGCTGCTGGCAACACCGTCACTCTTGCCGGTGCCAACTGGCCCGGTCACGGTGAAGTGATGGTCCCCGAAGGCCTTCAGTATCAGTCGATCCAGGAAGTCATTGCTGATCTCAAGTCGATCGGTATGAATGCCATTCGACTGACTTTTGCCACGGAACTGGTTGACCAGATCTACGACAACAACGGCGAGGATGTTGATCTGCAAACGGCTTTTGAAGAAGGACTGGGCAAGGAGAATGGAACTATTGTCTTGAAGAAGGTCTTGGAGAACAACCCGTCCTTCACACCTCAGACGAAGCGACTGGAG GTGTATGATGCTATTGCTGCCGAATGCCTCAAGCAGCACGTCTACATCAACCTTGACAACCACATCTCTACCGGGAAGTGGTGCTGCGGCGGCACAGATGGCAACACCTGGTGGGGAGACACCGAGTTTGACGCTGACCGATGGGCCCGTGGCAATGCCTACATGGCAGCTCAC AGCCGAAGCTGGCCTGCCAAGATCTCTCAGTCTCTCCGCAATGAGCCCCGACCTCCCACAAACAACGAAGATCTCCGTAGCAAGTCTTACAACTGGAGAGACTTGTACAAGTTCATGCGCCAAGGAGCTGACGCCGTTCATGAGGCCGACCCTAATAGTCTCATCATTATCTCTGGCCTGAACTATGACACTTTTGTCACGCCCCTCTTCACGGGAGCTGCTCTGGACCCAAGCACCCAAAAGTTCAGCCGAGATGACTTTGCTGGGTATGGCGAGAAGCTTGTCCTGGAGATTCACAACTATGAGAACAGCATTGGAAGCTGCAGCTCACTTCGATACAACCTCTACACCAAGGGATTCCAGGCAATGAACGCATCAGATCCCGCCACTAAGAATGTCTTCCCTGTCATGCTCACCGAGTTTGGTCACTCGATGGAGGGCGACAACtacaacaaggccaagacatACATGAGCTGCCTTTCAGAGTATCTGCCTGAGGCTCAAGCAAGCTGGTTCATTTGGGTTATTGTTGGTCGATACTACACCAGGCAGGGCATTCAAGAGTTTGACGATTCTTGGGGAATCAAGAAGCCCGATTGGTCTGGATGGAGGAATGAGCAGTACATCAAGGACTATCTTGTCCCGCAGGTTAAGGGAACCGTGGCAGGAAACAAGGACTAG
- a CDS encoding Ribonuclease T(2) — MAYTRLLVPLALMSGASAASSKSCPRDLPLSCHNTTAVADTCCFIPAGQLLQTQFWDANPAAGPSDSWTIHGLWPDYCDGTYPQFCDTSREYNDIRGIVSQFLDNSTLSYMNKYWVSDNGDNESLWQHEWDKHGTCISTLEPDCYTGYRTGAEAADYVKRTVSLFKTLPTYKWLSEAGIEPSESETYTASEIQDALEEQHGAQVTIGCSGKNLNEVWYHFNVQGSLQEGTFVPSNPDGSKSSCPDSGIKYLPKSS; from the exons ATGGCTTATACACGACTTTTGGTCCCTCTGGCTCTTATGTCGGGCGCTTCTGCTGCCTCGAGCAAATCTTGTCCTCGTGACCTTCCTCTTTCATGCCACAACACCACTGCCGTCGCTGATACATGCTGCTTCATCCCTGCTGGTCAGCTTCTTCAGACGCAATTCTGGGATGCCAACCCAGCTGCAGGCCCATCTG ACTCTTGGACAATCCACGGTCTCTGGCCCGACTACTGTGATGGCACATACCCTCAGTTCTGCGACACTAGCCGTGAATACAATGACATCAGAGGCATCGTGTCCCAGTTCCTCGACAATTCAACCCTGTCCTACATGAACAAGTACTGGGTTAGTGACAACGGTGACAACGAGTCTCTGTGGCAGCATGAGTGGGACAAGCACGGCACTTGCATCAGCACCCTGGAGCCTGATTGCTACACCGGCTACAGAACCGGTGCCGAAGCAGCAGATTACGTCAAGAGGACTGTCTCACTGTTCAAGACTCTTCCCACGTACAAGTGGCTCTCCGAGGCTGGCATTGAGCCATCCGAGTCCGAGACGTACACTGCCAGCGAGATCCAGGATGCTCTTGAGGAACAGCATGGTGCGCAAGTGACTATTGGCTGCAGCGGCAAGAACCTCAACGAGGTTTGGTATCACTTCAATGTTCAGGGATCGCTTCAGGAGGGTACCTTTGTTCCTTCGAATCCTGATGGAAGCAAGAGCAGCTGCCCTGATTCTGGCATCAAGTATCTGCCCAAGAGTTCTTAA